A genomic window from Nicotiana sylvestris chromosome 11, ASM39365v2, whole genome shotgun sequence includes:
- the LOC138881628 gene encoding uncharacterized protein, producing the protein MTDIMKRKFVALEISGKNYMTWVLDAEIHLDAMGLGDAIQDKMKASTQDCAKALIFLCHHLDEGLKIEYLTVKDPLVLWNDLKERYDNLKLVTLPQSQYNWAHLRLHDFKSVSEYNSTMF; encoded by the coding sequence ATGACTgacattatgaaaagaaagttcgttgcccttgaaatttcgggcaagaactatatgacatgggtattggatgctgaaatccatttagatgcaatgggtcttggagacgccattCAAGACAAAATGAAAGCATCTACCCAAGActgtgctaaggccttgattttcttgtgccatcaccttgatgaagggttgaaaatagaatatctcacagtcaaagatccgcttgttttgtggaatgacttaaaggaaagatatgacaacttaaagttggtcactcttccacaaTCACAATATAATTGGGCTCATCTGAGGCTACAcgactttaagtctgtttctgaatataattctaCGATGTTCtga